The proteins below come from a single Miscanthus floridulus cultivar M001 chromosome 1, ASM1932011v1, whole genome shotgun sequence genomic window:
- the LOC136476348 gene encoding uncharacterized protein: MEVEAVSCECCGLEEECTGEYIGGVRAYFGGRWLCGLCSEVVKYEAGKCARGAGAAAPDVEEAVGAHMAICRTLKGRGGPAGRVAEGMRQMLRTATWKKAASSSSATSPRGPVSVGL, translated from the coding sequence ATGGAGGTGGAGGCGGTCAGCTGCGAGTGCTGCGGCCTGGAGGAGGAGTGCACGGGCGAGTACATCGGCGGCGTGCGGGCCTATTTCGGGGGCAGGTGGCTGTGCGGCCTGTGCTCGGAGGTCGTCAAGTACGAGGCCGGCAAGTGCGCCCGGGGAGCCGGCGctgcggcgcccgacgtggagGAGGCCGTGGGCGCGCACATGGCCATCTGCCGGACGCTCAAGGGCCGCGGCGGGCCCGCGGGCCGCGTCGCCGAGGGCATGCGCCAGATGCTGCGCACCGCGACCTGGAAGAAggccgcgtcgtcgtcgtccgccaCGTCGCCGAGGGGCCCGGTGTCCGTCGGGCTCTGA